One genomic region from Candidatus Limnocylindrales bacterium encodes:
- a CDS encoding class I SAM-dependent methyltransferase, whose amino-acid sequence MIFQEVNLDRSEILDWYVLGQDDQYLREFKNRVGNAKRILDLLSQDGASKKLLDVGCSTGILLCAAKEMGYDIYGIEPSKWAVEYIEARLGFKNIFCGSLEDYPVRENYFDVITLLDVIEHFSNPRRNLEIIHRLLKPEGQIVILTPDIGSLMARIFKSRWWCIIPEHLFYFSRKTLKLLLEQTGFTVKKQMSIGRTFNLSHWAYKVVGERYKPFIESSILSKIPLHINLGDQMLVVGSKGGIYA is encoded by the coding sequence AGGAAGTCAACCTGGACAGGTCAGAGATTTTAGATTGGTATGTGTTGGGTCAAGATGACCAGTACCTGCGGGAATTTAAGAACCGGGTAGGCAATGCAAAACGGATCTTAGACCTCTTATCTCAGGATGGAGCCAGTAAAAAACTTTTGGATGTGGGATGCTCCACGGGGATTCTCCTTTGTGCCGCAAAGGAAATGGGTTATGATATCTACGGAATTGAACCTTCTAAATGGGCGGTGGAGTATATCGAAGCCCGGTTGGGTTTCAAAAATATCTTTTGTGGAAGTCTGGAAGATTATCCCGTTCGGGAAAATTATTTTGACGTGATCACCCTGCTGGATGTGATTGAACATTTCTCTAACCCAAGACGTAATTTAGAAATAATCCACCGACTTCTCAAACCGGAAGGTCAAATCGTCATCCTGACTCCGGATATTGGAAGCCTCATGGCCAGAATTTTCAAAAGCAGATGGTGGTGTATTATTCCTGAGCATTTATTTTATTTCTCCAGAAAGACCCTGAAATTACTGCTGGAGCAGACCGGATTTACAGTAAAAAAGCAGATGAGCATCGGAAGAACCTTTAATCTGAGCCATTGGGCTTACAAAGTGGTCGGAGAACGATATAAACCTTTCATTGAAAGCTCGATTCTTTCTAAGATTCCACTCCATATCAACTTAGGAGACCAGATGCTTGTAGTTGGG